From the genome of Amycolatopsis sp. NBC_01488, one region includes:
- a CDS encoding cellulose binding domain-containing protein produces MTRRWLPALGLAAAAATIGAMFVIAPASAAGGVSATFTKGSDWGTGYEGKYTIANGSGSTLPSWTVEFDLPSGAKISSLWDGSYTASGQHVTVKNTWNGNLGNGSTASFGFNVAYSGSYVAPSNCKLNGGSCTAGGTPPTTTPPTTTPPPTTTPPPPAGGTGAPYLYLGWGSPPNPQTVMNATGVKWFTMAFINASGGCNPAWDSSRPLSGSADATAIAQIKAAGGQVVPSFGGWSGNKLGPNCSTPTALAGAYQQVINAYGLKAIDIDIENSDEFENEAVQDRILGALKIVKQNNPGVRTILTFGTSTTGPNYYGNRLIDQSKALGAGVDVYTIMPFDFGGGSNMYQSTVNAANGLRDKLKSTFGWSDATAYSHLGISGMNGLSDQQELTDLSTWTQITNWAKSNKLGRLAFWSVNRDRGCPGGGVQSACSGIAQNDWDFTKVTAGF; encoded by the coding sequence GTGACGCGCCGGTGGTTGCCCGCACTCGGCCTGGCGGCCGCGGCCGCCACGATCGGCGCGATGTTCGTGATCGCCCCGGCGAGCGCGGCGGGAGGCGTGTCCGCGACCTTCACCAAGGGCTCCGACTGGGGCACCGGGTACGAGGGCAAGTACACGATCGCCAACGGCTCCGGTTCGACGCTCCCTTCGTGGACCGTCGAATTCGACCTCCCGAGCGGCGCGAAGATCTCTTCCCTGTGGGACGGCAGCTACACGGCGTCCGGCCAGCACGTCACGGTGAAGAACACGTGGAACGGCAACCTCGGCAACGGCTCGACCGCCAGCTTCGGCTTCAACGTGGCGTACTCGGGTTCGTACGTCGCGCCGTCGAACTGCAAGCTGAACGGGGGTTCGTGCACCGCCGGGGGCACACCCCCCACGACGACACCGCCGACCACGACGCCCCCACCCACGACCACCCCGCCGCCCCCGGCGGGCGGCACCGGCGCGCCGTACCTGTACCTGGGCTGGGGCAGCCCGCCGAACCCGCAGACGGTGATGAACGCGACCGGCGTCAAGTGGTTCACCATGGCGTTCATCAACGCCTCCGGTGGCTGCAACCCGGCGTGGGACAGCAGCCGTCCGCTTTCCGGCAGCGCGGACGCCACCGCGATCGCGCAGATCAAGGCGGCGGGCGGCCAGGTCGTCCCGTCGTTCGGCGGCTGGAGCGGGAACAAGCTGGGCCCGAACTGCTCGACGCCGACCGCGTTGGCCGGTGCCTACCAGCAGGTGATCAATGCGTACGGGCTGAAGGCGATCGACATCGACATCGAGAACTCCGACGAGTTCGAGAACGAGGCCGTGCAGGACCGGATCCTGGGCGCGCTGAAGATCGTCAAGCAGAACAACCCGGGCGTGCGGACGATCCTGACGTTCGGCACGTCGACGACCGGCCCGAACTACTACGGCAACCGGCTCATCGACCAGTCGAAGGCACTGGGCGCCGGCGTGGACGTGTACACGATCATGCCGTTCGACTTCGGCGGCGGTTCGAACATGTACCAGAGCACGGTGAACGCGGCGAACGGCTTGCGCGACAAGCTGAAGTCGACGTTCGGCTGGAGCGACGCCACGGCGTACAGCCACCTGGGCATCTCGGGCATGAACGGGCTGTCCGACCAGCAGGAGCTGACGGATCTTTCGACGTGGACCCAGATCACGAACTGGGCCAAGTCGAACAAGCTCGGCCGCCTGGCGTTCTGGTCGGTCAACCGCGACCGCGGCTGCCCCGGCGGCGGCGTGCAGTCGGCGTGCAGCGGGATCGCGCAGAACGACTGGGACTTCACGAAGGTGACGGCGGGCTTCTGA
- a CDS encoding glycosyl hydrolase family 18 protein, producing the protein MSRKRWHLLGLFTAVGALAVGLVTVPASAAGGVGASFTKGSDWGTGYEGKYTISNGSGSTLAAWTVEFDLPSGAKIASLWDGSYTAAGQHVTVKNSWNGNVGNGSTASFGFNVSYSGTYAAPSNCKLNGGSCDAGGGTPTTTPTTPTQPTTTPTTPTTPPTTTPPPPGGLKNVGYFVQWGVYGRNYHVKNIETSGSASKLTHINYAFGNVTNGQCTANDDPYADYQKTYDAAGSVDGVADTWDQPVAGNFNQLRKLKKLHPGLKVIWSFGGWTYSGGFGQASQNAAAFAQSCYNLLKDPRWADIWDGIDIDWEYPNACGLSCDTSGAAAYKNLMGALRSKFGSSFLITSAITADGSNGGKLDVADYGGAAQYVDWYNVMSYDYFGAWAAQGPTAPHSPLTSYSGIPTAGFYSDAAIQKLKSKGVPSSKLLLGIGFYGRGWTGVTQSTPGGTATGPAPGTYEQGIEDYKVLKNTCPSTGTVAGTAYAKCGSNWWSYDTPATIGGKMSYAKQQGLGGAFFWELTGDTTGGELITAMKNGLS; encoded by the coding sequence ATGTCCAGAAAGAGATGGCACCTGCTCGGTCTGTTCACCGCGGTCGGCGCGCTCGCGGTCGGTCTCGTGACCGTGCCCGCCAGCGCCGCCGGCGGCGTCGGCGCCAGTTTCACCAAGGGTTCCGACTGGGGCACCGGCTACGAAGGCAAGTACACGATCAGCAACGGCTCCGGCTCGACGCTGGCCGCCTGGACGGTCGAGTTCGACCTCCCGTCCGGCGCGAAGATCGCGTCCCTGTGGGACGGCAGCTACACCGCGGCCGGCCAGCACGTCACCGTCAAGAACAGCTGGAACGGCAACGTCGGCAACGGCTCGACCGCCAGCTTCGGCTTCAACGTCAGCTACTCCGGCACCTACGCCGCGCCGTCGAACTGCAAGCTGAACGGCGGCTCCTGCGACGCCGGCGGCGGGACGCCGACCACCACGCCGACGACCCCGACGCAGCCGACCACCACCCCCACCACCCCGACCACGCCCCCGACGACCACCCCGCCTCCGCCGGGTGGCCTGAAGAACGTCGGCTACTTCGTGCAGTGGGGCGTCTACGGGCGCAACTACCACGTCAAGAACATCGAGACGTCGGGCTCGGCGAGCAAGCTGACGCACATCAACTACGCGTTCGGCAACGTGACGAACGGCCAGTGCACGGCGAACGACGACCCGTACGCCGACTACCAGAAGACCTACGACGCCGCGGGCAGCGTCGACGGCGTCGCCGACACCTGGGACCAGCCGGTGGCCGGCAACTTCAACCAGCTGCGCAAGCTGAAGAAGCTGCACCCGGGCCTCAAGGTGATCTGGTCGTTCGGCGGCTGGACCTACTCCGGCGGCTTCGGCCAGGCGTCGCAGAACGCCGCCGCGTTCGCGCAGTCCTGCTACAACCTGCTGAAGGACCCGCGCTGGGCCGACATCTGGGACGGCATCGACATCGACTGGGAGTACCCCAACGCGTGCGGGCTCTCCTGTGACACCAGCGGTGCCGCGGCCTACAAGAACCTGATGGGCGCGCTGCGCTCGAAGTTCGGCTCGTCGTTCCTGATCACCTCGGCGATCACGGCCGACGGCAGCAACGGCGGCAAGCTCGACGTCGCCGACTACGGCGGCGCCGCGCAGTACGTCGACTGGTACAACGTGATGTCCTACGACTACTTCGGCGCCTGGGCGGCGCAGGGCCCGACGGCTCCGCACTCTCCGCTGACGTCGTACTCCGGCATTCCGACCGCCGGCTTCTACTCCGACGCCGCGATCCAGAAGCTGAAGAGCAAGGGCGTTCCGTCAAGCAAGCTGTTGCTGGGCATCGGGTTCTACGGCCGCGGCTGGACCGGCGTCACGCAGTCCACCCCGGGTGGCACCGCGACCGGTCCGGCGCCCGGCACCTACGAGCAGGGCATCGAGGACTACAAGGTCCTGAAGAACACCTGCCCGTCGACCGGCACGGTCGCCGGCACCGCGTACGCGAAGTGCGGCAGCAACTGGTGGAGCTACGACACCCCGGCGACCATCGGCGGGAAGATGTCCTACGCCAAGCAGCAGGGTCTCGGCGGCGCCTTCTTCTGGGAGCTGACCGGCGACACCACGGGCGGCGAGCTCATCACCGCGATGAAGAACGGCCTGTCGTGA
- a CDS encoding phosphatidylglycerol lysyltransferase domain-containing protein, whose amino-acid sequence MVTGTRAQTTWRVAGATTVGLITWVTRLAGLMTLVAVLVPAGRRNLRGHMSEWLELPQEATVAAATVALVTGVLLLLLAAGLRRRKRRAWQLAIGATVLLTVSHIGLRHVFGAGMVSVVLLVGLIASRRYFVAKPDPVVGRWRAVRVFLQLALAGLVINVILLSVASRAVLEPMSFPDRLAESALALVGVSGAAVFHQMWLEDMTAAVGLLFGLAAVLVSAYFLLRSAEPAPRLSDDEVTRLRKLLDEHGERDSLGYFALRRDKFAVFSRTGKAAVTYRVIAGVALCSADPLGDHEAWPGAIEEYLEVCRRNGWVPAAMGVSELGATVWARFGLEVLEIGDEAVVDVDGFTLDGRVMRGVRQAVARTKRAGYKVLVRRAEDLRPGELAELEVLAANWRGTETERGFSMALGRMGDAGSVLVTAEQGGRVRGVLQFVPWGSTGLSLDVMRRDRTADNGVNELMISELLLAARRHGVSQVSLNFAAFRALMEQGQRIGAGPVAKTAAKVLHFFSRWIQIETLYKFNAKFQPRWVPRYLVYPGVRELPRVGIATFEAEGLGGRSPRLLRLLRRA is encoded by the coding sequence GTGGTGACGGGGACACGCGCGCAGACCACCTGGCGGGTGGCGGGGGCCACCACGGTGGGGTTGATCACGTGGGTGACCCGGCTGGCGGGACTGATGACGCTCGTGGCGGTCCTGGTGCCGGCCGGGCGGCGGAACCTGCGTGGGCACATGTCGGAGTGGCTGGAGCTGCCGCAGGAGGCGACCGTCGCGGCCGCGACCGTCGCGCTGGTCACGGGCGTGCTGCTCCTGCTGCTGGCCGCGGGCCTGCGGCGCCGCAAGCGCCGGGCCTGGCAGCTGGCGATCGGCGCGACGGTGCTGCTCACGGTGTCGCACATCGGGCTCCGGCACGTGTTCGGCGCCGGGATGGTGTCCGTCGTGCTGCTGGTCGGCCTGATCGCGAGCCGGCGCTACTTCGTCGCGAAGCCGGACCCGGTGGTCGGCCGCTGGCGCGCGGTGCGCGTCTTCCTGCAGCTGGCGCTGGCCGGGCTGGTGATCAACGTCATCCTGCTGTCCGTGGCGTCCCGCGCGGTGCTGGAGCCGATGAGCTTCCCGGACCGGCTGGCCGAGTCCGCGCTCGCGCTGGTCGGCGTCAGCGGGGCCGCGGTGTTCCACCAGATGTGGCTGGAGGACATGACCGCGGCCGTCGGCCTGCTGTTCGGCCTCGCCGCGGTGCTCGTGTCGGCGTACTTCCTGCTGCGCTCGGCCGAGCCGGCGCCCCGGCTGTCCGACGACGAGGTCACCCGCCTGCGCAAGCTCCTCGACGAGCACGGCGAGCGTGACTCGCTGGGCTACTTCGCGCTGCGGCGGGACAAGTTCGCGGTGTTCTCCCGGACGGGCAAGGCCGCGGTGACCTATCGCGTGATCGCCGGGGTCGCGCTGTGCTCGGCCGACCCGCTCGGCGACCACGAGGCGTGGCCGGGCGCGATCGAGGAGTACCTGGAGGTCTGCCGCCGCAACGGCTGGGTCCCGGCGGCGATGGGCGTCTCGGAGCTCGGCGCGACGGTCTGGGCCCGGTTCGGCCTGGAGGTACTGGAGATCGGCGACGAAGCGGTGGTCGACGTCGACGGGTTCACCTTGGACGGACGCGTGATGCGCGGCGTTCGCCAGGCCGTGGCGCGCACGAAGCGCGCGGGCTACAAGGTGCTGGTGCGGCGGGCGGAGGACCTGCGTCCCGGTGAGCTGGCCGAGCTGGAGGTCCTGGCGGCGAACTGGCGCGGCACGGAAACCGAGCGCGGGTTCTCGATGGCGCTGGGTCGCATGGGCGACGCGGGTTCGGTACTGGTGACGGCCGAGCAGGGCGGCCGGGTGCGCGGCGTGCTCCAGTTCGTGCCGTGGGGCTCGACGGGCCTTTCCCTGGACGTCATGCGCCGCGACCGGACCGCCGACAACGGCGTCAACGAGCTGATGATTTCGGAGCTCCTGCTGGCCGCGCGCCGCCACGGCGTTTCGCAGGTGTCCCTGAACTTCGCGGCGTTCCGCGCGTTGATGGAACAGGGCCAGCGCATCGGCGCGGGCCCGGTCGCCAAGACGGCGGCGAAGGTCCTGCACTTCTTCTCGCGCTGGATCCAGATCGAGACGCTGTACAAGTTCAACGCGAAGTTCCAGCCGCGCTGGGTGCCCCGGTACTTGGTGTACCCGGGAGTGCGCGAGCTACCCCGCGTCGGCATCGCGACGTTCGAGGCGGAAGGCCTCGGCGGACGCTCCCCGCGCCTGCTCAGGCTGCTGCGCAGGGCGTGA
- a CDS encoding acetoacetate--CoA ligase, which produces MTHTADAPEVLWRPEPSHVADTKIEAFRQWLRAERGVEVDDYRSLWEFSVERVPEFWTAVADFLGVRWHDQPGEVLSGEMPDAVWFEGATLNYAEHALTPGVAGATKGDDETAVIFHREDGFADHLTYGELRAQVAAARAAFLELGVGKGDRVVALAPNCPQTLVAFLAAASIGAIWSSCSPDFGVRAVADRFVQVEPKVLFAVNAYAYNGRQFDVRTTIADLQAKLPSLAATVLVQYVGEGRMDGALDWAELLAKHEGATLLFEPVEFAHPLWVLYSSGTTGLPKGIVHGHGGITLEHLKALALQTDLGPGDRFFWFSTTGWMMWNFLISGLLVGTTIVLYDGSPGYPDLNALWHLAEQHRVTYFGTSAPFIQNCLKKGIKPAERYDLTALRALGSTGAPLSVEGFRWIVNEVGSRVQICSVSGGTDLCAAFVASAPDVPVWLGELSCPALGAAVNAFDEAGNAVVEEVGELVITKPMPSMPVFFWNDADGSRLREAYFEMYPGLWRHGDWIRITNRGSAVIYGRSDSTLNRGGVRMGTAEFYRIVEGYDEIADSLVVDTSAAGNEDGQLICFVVLAAGTRLAEIEPTLRKELRSALSPRHVPDRFVVVQEIPRTLNGKKCEVPVKKILAGVAPDRAVSRDALANPAALTPFVELAGG; this is translated from the coding sequence GTGACGCACACCGCCGACGCCCCCGAAGTGCTCTGGCGCCCTGAGCCGAGCCACGTTGCCGACACCAAGATCGAAGCCTTCCGCCAGTGGCTGCGTGCCGAGCGCGGCGTCGAGGTGGACGACTACCGCTCGCTCTGGGAGTTCTCCGTGGAGCGCGTCCCGGAGTTCTGGACGGCGGTCGCGGACTTCCTCGGCGTCCGCTGGCACGACCAGCCCGGCGAGGTGCTCTCCGGCGAGATGCCGGACGCTGTCTGGTTCGAAGGCGCCACGCTGAACTACGCGGAGCACGCGCTCACTCCCGGCGTCGCGGGCGCCACGAAAGGCGACGACGAGACCGCGGTGATCTTCCACCGCGAAGACGGCTTCGCCGACCACCTCACGTACGGCGAGCTTCGCGCGCAGGTCGCCGCGGCCCGGGCGGCCTTCCTGGAACTCGGCGTCGGCAAGGGCGACCGCGTCGTCGCGCTGGCCCCGAACTGCCCCCAGACGCTGGTCGCGTTCCTCGCCGCGGCGAGCATCGGGGCGATCTGGTCGTCGTGCTCGCCGGACTTCGGCGTCCGCGCGGTCGCGGACCGCTTCGTGCAGGTCGAGCCGAAGGTGCTGTTCGCCGTCAACGCGTACGCGTACAACGGCCGCCAGTTCGACGTCCGGACGACGATCGCCGACCTGCAGGCGAAGCTGCCGTCGCTCGCCGCGACCGTGCTCGTCCAGTACGTCGGCGAAGGGCGCATGGACGGCGCGCTCGACTGGGCCGAGCTGCTCGCGAAGCACGAGGGCGCGACCCTGCTGTTCGAGCCGGTCGAGTTCGCGCACCCGCTGTGGGTGCTCTATTCCTCCGGCACCACCGGCCTGCCGAAGGGCATCGTGCACGGCCACGGCGGCATCACGCTGGAGCACCTCAAGGCCCTCGCGCTGCAGACCGACCTCGGGCCGGGCGACCGGTTCTTCTGGTTCAGCACCACCGGCTGGATGATGTGGAACTTCCTCATCTCCGGCCTGCTCGTCGGCACCACGATCGTGCTCTACGACGGCAGCCCCGGGTACCCGGACCTCAACGCGCTCTGGCATCTGGCCGAGCAGCACCGCGTCACGTACTTCGGGACGTCGGCGCCGTTCATCCAGAACTGCCTCAAGAAGGGCATCAAGCCGGCCGAGCGGTACGACCTGACCGCGTTGCGCGCGCTGGGTTCGACCGGGGCGCCGCTGAGCGTCGAGGGCTTCCGGTGGATCGTGAACGAGGTCGGGTCGCGGGTCCAGATCTGCTCGGTCTCCGGCGGCACCGACCTGTGCGCGGCGTTCGTCGCGTCCGCACCCGACGTGCCGGTGTGGCTGGGGGAGCTGTCCTGCCCGGCGCTCGGCGCCGCCGTCAACGCGTTCGACGAGGCGGGCAACGCCGTCGTCGAGGAGGTCGGCGAACTGGTGATCACGAAGCCGATGCCGTCGATGCCGGTGTTCTTCTGGAACGACGCGGACGGCTCGCGCCTGCGTGAGGCCTACTTCGAGATGTACCCGGGTCTGTGGCGGCACGGCGACTGGATCCGCATCACGAACCGCGGCTCGGCGGTGATCTACGGCCGCAGCGATTCGACGCTCAACCGCGGCGGCGTCCGGATGGGCACGGCGGAGTTCTACCGGATCGTCGAGGGCTACGACGAGATCGCGGACTCCCTGGTCGTGGACACCTCGGCGGCCGGGAACGAGGACGGGCAGCTGATCTGTTTCGTCGTGCTCGCGGCGGGCACCCGGTTGGCGGAGATCGAGCCGACGCTGCGGAAGGAACTCCGTAGCGCGCTGTCACCGAGGCATGTACCCGATCGGTTCGTGGTGGTTCAGGAGATTCCTCGTACCTTGAACGGTAAGAAGTGTGAGGTACCGGTGAAGAAGATCCTGGCCGGTGTGGCTCCTGACCGGGCCGTCAGCCGCGACGCGCTGGCGAACCCGGCGGCACTGACGCCGTTCGTGGAGCTCGCCGGGGGGTAG
- a CDS encoding dienelactone hydrolase family protein produces the protein MTSTSTVDYQRTDGRALRLTFSEPEGSLRGGLVVLHEADGVTDGVKLLLASLALEGWLTVTPHLENAELTQQDLLDATDITLAWLVDRGVQADLLGVMGFDLGGTAALVVASHRRLGAAVSVGGQQTAELPALVEIAGKLTSPWLGMYGDAGDEAGGAEVERLRDAAASAKVATNVVHYPGANHRFDADPGAAAEAWQRTLNWFDAHLR, from the coding sequence ATGACGTCGACCAGCACCGTGGACTACCAGCGCACCGACGGCCGTGCCCTGCGCCTGACCTTTTCGGAGCCCGAAGGGTCGCTACGCGGCGGTTTGGTGGTCCTGCACGAGGCGGACGGGGTCACCGACGGCGTCAAGCTCCTGCTCGCCAGCCTCGCGCTCGAGGGCTGGCTGACCGTCACCCCGCACCTCGAAAACGCCGAGCTGACGCAGCAGGACCTGCTCGACGCGACGGACATCACACTCGCCTGGCTGGTCGACCGCGGCGTCCAGGCCGACCTGCTCGGCGTCATGGGCTTCGACCTTGGCGGCACCGCGGCCCTCGTCGTCGCGTCGCACCGCCGGCTCGGCGCCGCCGTCAGCGTCGGCGGGCAGCAGACCGCCGAACTGCCCGCGCTGGTCGAGATCGCCGGGAAGCTCACCAGCCCGTGGCTCGGCATGTACGGCGACGCCGGCGACGAGGCGGGCGGCGCCGAGGTCGAGCGGCTGCGCGACGCCGCCGCGTCGGCGAAGGTCGCCACCAACGTCGTCCACTACCCGGGCGCGAACCACCGCTTCGACGCCGACCCCGGCGCGGCCGCCGAGGCGTGGCAGCGCACCCTGAACTGGTTCGACGCCCACCTGCGCTGA
- the hisC gene encoding histidinol-phosphate transaminase, producing MPSVSPRADLESLPKYIPGRTIEGAIKLASNEVPGGALPSVARAIAEAAAGINRYPDTGSQALRERLARELDVPVERVAIGCGSVSLCQQTIQAACAPGDEVLFGWRSFEAYPIVTQVAHAKPVLVPITEGQELDLDAMLAAITDRTRVVFVCNPNNPTGTAVRRAELERFLDAVPEHVLVVLDEAYKEFVTDAEVPDGVEYTRTRSNVMVLRTFSKAYGLAGLRVGYAVAPEPIADALRQVYVAFSVNMLAQVAALASLDAADELLERCKEIVAERGRVRDALLEAGYRVPETQANFVWLPLGDQAVPFAEHALDRKLVVRPFAGDGVRVTIGTRDENDLFLAAAREFTSRTA from the coding sequence ATGCCGTCCGTGTCCCCCCGCGCCGATCTCGAATCGTTGCCGAAATACATCCCCGGCCGGACGATCGAAGGCGCCATCAAGCTGGCGAGCAACGAGGTGCCGGGTGGCGCCCTGCCGAGCGTCGCGCGGGCGATCGCCGAGGCCGCGGCGGGCATCAACCGTTACCCGGACACCGGCTCGCAGGCGCTGCGCGAGCGGCTGGCGCGCGAGCTGGACGTCCCGGTGGAGCGCGTCGCGATCGGCTGCGGCTCGGTGTCGCTGTGCCAGCAGACGATCCAGGCGGCGTGCGCCCCGGGCGACGAGGTGCTCTTCGGCTGGCGGTCGTTCGAGGCCTACCCGATCGTGACGCAGGTGGCGCACGCGAAGCCGGTCCTGGTCCCGATCACCGAGGGCCAGGAACTCGACCTCGACGCGATGCTCGCGGCGATCACCGACCGCACGCGCGTCGTCTTCGTCTGCAACCCCAACAACCCGACCGGCACGGCGGTGCGGCGCGCGGAGCTGGAGCGGTTCCTCGACGCGGTCCCGGAGCACGTGCTGGTGGTGCTGGACGAGGCGTACAAGGAGTTCGTCACCGACGCCGAGGTGCCGGACGGCGTCGAGTACACGCGGACCCGCTCGAACGTCATGGTGCTGCGCACGTTCTCGAAGGCGTACGGGCTCGCGGGGCTGCGGGTCGGTTACGCCGTCGCGCCGGAGCCGATCGCGGACGCGCTTCGCCAGGTGTACGTCGCCTTCTCGGTGAACATGCTGGCCCAGGTCGCCGCGCTGGCGTCGCTCGACGCGGCCGACGAGCTGCTCGAGCGGTGCAAGGAGATCGTCGCCGAACGCGGGCGGGTGCGCGACGCGCTGCTCGAGGCCGGCTACCGGGTGCCCGAGACGCAGGCGAACTTCGTCTGGCTGCCCTTGGGGGATCAGGCCGTGCCGTTCGCCGAGCACGCGCTGGACCGCAAGCTGGTGGTGCGCCCGTTCGCCGGCGACGGCGTCCGCGTGACGATCGGGACCCGCGACGAGAACGACCTCTTCCTGGCCGCGGCGCGGGAGTTCACTTCGCGAACTGCTTGA
- a CDS encoding sulfite exporter TauE/SafE family protein gives MTWWHAVIVVVAGIWAGTINAVVGSGTLVTFPVLVALGFPPVTATTSNAIGLAPGTLSGAWGYRHELTGYWPQLAKFAVASFLGAIGGTILLLSLPKDAFEAVVPVLVGMAVILVIVQPRVSKWVAKRREENGEEHKAGPLLMFFIFLIGIYGGYFTAAQGVMLMAVMGMLLSEPLQKLNGVKNVLAAVVNVVAGVIYAFVAPISWPVVLWLAVGSTAGGFLGAKIGRKLPPAVLRGVIVVIGVAAVVQLVVKQFAK, from the coding sequence ATGACGTGGTGGCACGCGGTGATCGTCGTCGTCGCCGGGATCTGGGCGGGGACCATCAACGCCGTCGTCGGGTCGGGGACGCTCGTCACCTTCCCCGTGCTCGTCGCGCTCGGCTTTCCGCCCGTGACCGCGACGACCTCCAACGCCATCGGTCTCGCGCCCGGGACCCTCAGCGGTGCCTGGGGTTATCGGCACGAGCTCACCGGATACTGGCCGCAGCTCGCGAAGTTCGCCGTCGCGTCGTTCCTCGGCGCCATCGGGGGCACCATCCTGCTGCTGTCGTTGCCGAAGGACGCCTTCGAAGCCGTCGTCCCGGTGCTCGTGGGCATGGCCGTGATCCTCGTGATCGTGCAGCCGAGGGTGTCGAAGTGGGTCGCGAAGCGCCGCGAAGAGAACGGCGAAGAGCACAAAGCCGGCCCGCTGCTGATGTTCTTCATCTTCCTCATCGGCATCTACGGCGGCTACTTCACCGCCGCGCAGGGCGTGATGCTGATGGCGGTCATGGGCATGCTGCTGTCCGAACCGCTGCAGAAGCTCAACGGCGTCAAGAACGTCCTCGCCGCCGTCGTCAACGTCGTCGCCGGGGTGATCTACGCGTTCGTCGCGCCGATCAGCTGGCCCGTCGTGCTCTGGCTGGCCGTCGGGTCGACCGCCGGCGGCTTCCTCGGCGCGAAGATCGGCCGGAAGCTGCCGCCGGCGGTGCTGCGCGGCGTGATCGTGGTGATCGGTGTTGCTGCCGTCGTCCAGCTGGTCGTCAAGCAGTTCGCGAAGTGA
- a CDS encoding FadR/GntR family transcriptional regulator gives MDTEQVWSATVDRLRALIDSGKLPPGSRLPAERVLCEDLGISRGSLRQALRVLDSIGYVRIRAGSGTYVREQQEQPLRTWFTEHDQLVEKLFDLRATVEPTLAERLARQASAKTVSRLEDNVAEMAKAAEDGDMLHVIAADAEFHRVIAQNAGNDDVAGLLRSVLALVGEERRAALRLPGQIRKAVDDHRAILDAIRRSDPAAARELTLKHLVDAKTYAHDFAARQ, from the coding sequence GTGGACACCGAGCAGGTCTGGAGCGCGACCGTCGATCGGCTGCGGGCCCTGATCGACTCCGGGAAGCTGCCGCCGGGTTCGCGGCTGCCCGCCGAACGCGTGCTGTGCGAAGACCTCGGCATCAGCCGCGGGTCGCTGCGGCAGGCGCTGCGCGTGCTCGACTCGATCGGCTACGTCCGGATCCGGGCCGGCTCCGGGACCTACGTCCGCGAGCAGCAGGAACAGCCCCTGCGCACCTGGTTCACCGAACACGACCAGCTCGTCGAGAAGCTCTTCGACCTGCGCGCGACCGTCGAGCCGACCCTCGCCGAGCGGCTCGCGCGGCAGGCGAGCGCGAAGACCGTGAGCCGGCTCGAGGACAACGTCGCCGAGATGGCCAAGGCCGCCGAGGACGGGGACATGCTGCACGTCATCGCCGCCGACGCCGAGTTCCACCGGGTCATCGCGCAGAACGCGGGCAACGACGACGTCGCCGGGCTGCTGCGGTCCGTGCTCGCCCTGGTCGGCGAGGAGCGGCGGGCGGCGCTGCGGCTGCCCGGCCAGATCCGCAAGGCCGTCGACGACCACCGCGCCATCCTCGACGCCATCCGCCGGTCCGACCCGGCCGCCGCCCGCGAGCTGACCCTCAAGCACCTCGTGGACGCCAAGACCTACGCGCACGACTTCGCCGCGCGCCAGTGA